A stretch of the Gemmatimonadota bacterium genome encodes the following:
- a CDS encoding glyoxalase/bleomycin resistance/extradiol dioxygenase family protein, whose product MKLVPYLAFNGQCEEALGFYRDCLGGEFVTISYYSRDQDIGMEIPDHMVGQVMHVSLRFGDNVIMGSDHIETVPSDTNISLSIDFASVDEIEQAFNAMSAGGEVTMPLQDTFWGARFGTITDKFGTNWMFNCHLNTPEQPS is encoded by the coding sequence GTGAAACTGGTACCCTATCTGGCATTCAACGGACAATGCGAGGAGGCGCTCGGGTTTTACCGGGACTGTCTCGGCGGCGAGTTCGTTACCATAAGCTACTACAGCAGGGACCAGGACATCGGCATGGAAATCCCCGACCACATGGTGGGACAGGTCATGCACGTGTCTCTCCGGTTCGGCGATAATGTGATCATGGGGTCCGACCATATTGAGACGGTCCCTTCGGATACCAACATCTCGTTGTCGATCGACTTCGCGAGCGTGGATGAAATCGAGCAGGCGTTCAACGCCATGTCCGCCGGCGGCGAGGTGACCATGCCGCTACAGGATACTTTCTGGGGTGCTCGTTTCGGAACGATCACGGACAAATTCGGCACAAACTGGATGTTCAACTGTCACCTGAATACACCGGAGCAGCCGTCATGA
- a CDS encoding helix-turn-helix transcriptional regulator, producing the protein MIYREFETHASLAPYVQLVWMMESEHEGDHAPKSLIVPDGIVEIVLHYGDPWITTVAGGKSMVQPRSFAISQMRKYIEIESNGRTGFVSVRFYPWGAYHFFDRPVSGFLDDTVSTRTLWPMHYEDLMEKLRKTPGGADFARVVQEFLLDRLKEHRRDDGALDEAVKLIRSGGGQLSIEEVGERVGLSRKQLERKFASTVGTTPKTFARISRFLNICHHLDRYRGKTLTHLAHECGYFDQAHFIREFNAFTGFTPKAFFEKNNVKFAEL; encoded by the coding sequence ATGATCTATCGGGAATTCGAAACGCACGCCAGTCTGGCCCCCTACGTTCAACTCGTTTGGATGATGGAGTCCGAGCACGAGGGCGACCACGCGCCGAAATCGCTCATCGTGCCGGACGGCATCGTGGAGATCGTTTTACACTACGGCGATCCGTGGATCACGACCGTGGCGGGTGGGAAAAGCATGGTCCAGCCGCGGAGTTTCGCGATCTCCCAGATGCGCAAGTACATAGAAATCGAGTCCAACGGAAGGACCGGCTTCGTGTCGGTACGCTTCTATCCGTGGGGCGCCTACCATTTCTTTGACCGACCCGTCAGTGGTTTTCTGGACGACACGGTGAGCACCCGGACACTTTGGCCGATGCATTACGAAGATTTGATGGAGAAACTCCGCAAGACACCGGGCGGCGCGGACTTCGCCCGTGTCGTGCAGGAGTTCCTGCTGGACCGGCTGAAGGAGCACCGCAGGGATGATGGCGCGCTCGACGAAGCGGTCAAGCTCATCCGGTCCGGCGGCGGGCAACTATCCATAGAAGAGGTCGGTGAACGCGTCGGTCTATCCAGAAAGCAACTGGAAAGGAAGTTCGCGTCTACGGTCGGCACGACGCCAAAGACCTTTGCCCGAATCAGCCGGTTCCTGAACATCTGCCATCATCTGGACAGGTACCGGGGAAAGACGCTGACCCATCTGGCCCACGAATGCGGGTATTTCGATCAGGCCCATTTCATCCGGGAGTTCAACGCCTTTACCGGGTTTACCCCGAAGGCGTTCTTTGAAAAAAACAACGTGAAATTCGCGGAACTTTAG
- a CDS encoding NfeD family protein: MAWWVWIIGGVLLCLAEMATPGAFYLLFFGVAALVVGVLAWAGLVETTWVQFLLFSVFSIASLVLFRRTLTERLNPQEPATKINTLEGESGRALEDIPASGTGKVEVRGTGWNAVNKGESLIEKGQACVVERVEGVSLWVKGA, encoded by the coding sequence ATGGCCTGGTGGGTCTGGATTATTGGCGGCGTGTTGCTCTGTCTGGCCGAGATGGCCACGCCGGGCGCCTTTTACCTGCTGTTCTTCGGCGTCGCGGCGCTCGTAGTCGGCGTGCTGGCCTGGGCGGGCCTGGTGGAGACGACCTGGGTTCAGTTTCTCCTGTTTTCGGTCTTTTCCATCGCCTCTCTCGTCCTGTTCCGGCGGACACTGACCGAAAGGCTGAATCCTCAAGAGCCCGCCACGAAGATCAACACCCTGGAGGGAGAATCCGGCAGGGCCCTTGAGGACATCCCGGCCAGCGGCACCGGCAAGGTGGAAGTGCGGGGCACGGGCTGGAACGCCGTGAACAAGGGCGAATCGCTTATCGAAAAGGGACAGGCCTGCGTGGTCGAACGCGTTGAAGGCGTTTCACTCTGGGTAAAGGGCGCGTAA
- a CDS encoding paraslipin codes for MEGLIVTIVVAVAAIIFLRNLIIVVPQQEARVIERLGKYSKTLNAGFYILLPFVDRVAYRHTLKEQSIDIPEQLCITRDNVQVGVDGVLYMQVLDAERASYGIADYDMAITQLAQTTLRSEVGKIDLDKTFEERGAINFAVVSELDKASDPWGVKVLRYEIRNINPPRDVLEAMEKQMRAEREKRAAILNSEGMRDSNINQAEGEKQKVIKESEAKKQQQINEAEGEAQAILTVANATAEGVRAIAGAIKSDGGDEAVQLRVAEQYIETFGNLAKSGNSLIIPSNLSDVSSIIASAMSVIKHDRAADNGDRAADNGDRGRV; via the coding sequence ATGGAAGGTCTGATAGTAACCATCGTCGTCGCGGTCGCGGCGATCATATTCCTGAGAAACCTGATCATCGTCGTGCCGCAGCAGGAAGCCCGCGTGATCGAAAGGCTGGGCAAATACAGCAAGACGCTGAACGCCGGTTTCTACATCCTGTTGCCCTTCGTGGACCGGGTAGCCTACCGGCACACGCTGAAGGAGCAGTCCATCGACATCCCCGAACAGCTCTGCATCACGCGGGACAACGTCCAGGTCGGCGTGGACGGTGTACTCTACATGCAGGTGCTGGACGCCGAGCGGGCTTCCTACGGCATAGCCGATTACGACATGGCCATCACGCAACTCGCCCAGACCACCCTGAGAAGCGAAGTCGGGAAGATCGACCTGGACAAAACCTTCGAAGAGCGGGGCGCCATCAACTTTGCCGTCGTCAGCGAACTGGACAAGGCGTCCGATCCCTGGGGCGTAAAGGTCCTGCGGTACGAAATCAGAAACATCAATCCGCCCCGGGACGTCCTGGAAGCCATGGAGAAACAGATGCGGGCGGAGCGCGAAAAACGGGCGGCGATCCTGAATTCGGAGGGGATGCGCGACTCCAACATCAACCAGGCCGAAGGCGAGAAGCAGAAAGTCATCAAGGAATCCGAGGCCAAGAAGCAGCAGCAGATCAACGAGGCCGAGGGCGAAGCCCAGGCCATCCTCACCGTCGCCAACGCCACGGCCGAGGGCGTCCGCGCCATAGCGGGCGCCATCAAGTCGGATGGAGGCGACGAGGCCGTGCAGCTGCGGGTGGCCGAGCAGTACATCGAAACCTTCGGCAACCTGGCCAAGTCGGGCAACAGCCTGATCATACCCTCCAATCTCAGTGACGTCAGTTCCATCATCGCGTCGGCCATGTCCGTGATCAAGCACGACCGGGCGGCGGACAACGGCGACCGGGCGGCGGACAACGGCGACCGGGGACGCGTCTAG
- a CDS encoding ankyrin repeat domain-containing protein — MVDTDQHNVDAAIGGRYPDRAARMVFPGKFLGRVHLNACRTGFMICPGLGPEYGRPCYDDRWGDESDWIDGGAAWALFRASVAGDMRTITSLLDDDPRLVHALHWYAQPVHMAARHGHAEVTEYLLERGADPGLNIFGSTWTNLLEEARTRGFNDVAEVIARAMGARFGYDPAFGEIAALVKSGSVDSVETALKEQPELADRSDENGNTGLHLGVLNARREMVELFLERGVPIDSRRADHKTPLTLSFDTGFGHAPPDPQLGLPEYLLERGAFYAITAASYLGDFERVRQVLSENPGSTDRDAALKSPLAYAARTGHQEITALLLEAGTDSHAVDQALFEAVWYKHPDVAALLLEHGANPNVELDSCGCAAGTDDLAIRALLVRHGAVYPPSWSLAEDDLRELVGSKATRIRDPYLVAGVLETGDERLIDTLLADNPDALRRLEELQYLPGWGDDDAITRKLVACGLDPNRRTFEGQTYLHTCARHGWEASARSLIERGAWVNALDEKDGQTPLAVAVKNGRIGMVRMLLKHGADPDLADWPWTRTLSIAEETGNTAIAEVIRRHGRKES, encoded by the coding sequence ATGGTTGATACAGACCAGCATAATGTCGACGCGGCCATCGGCGGCCGGTATCCCGATCGCGCCGCGCGCATGGTCTTTCCCGGCAAGTTCCTCGGACGTGTGCACCTCAACGCCTGCCGGACGGGATTCATGATCTGCCCGGGCCTCGGTCCCGAATACGGCCGCCCTTGTTATGACGACCGTTGGGGAGACGAGTCCGATTGGATCGACGGCGGGGCCGCCTGGGCCCTGTTCAGGGCCAGCGTGGCAGGCGATATGAGGACCATCACGTCCTTACTCGATGACGACCCACGTCTCGTACATGCCCTGCACTGGTACGCCCAGCCGGTACACATGGCTGCCCGACATGGGCACGCGGAGGTGACGGAGTATCTGCTCGAACGCGGTGCCGATCCGGGACTGAACATCTTCGGTTCGACCTGGACGAATCTCCTCGAAGAAGCTCGAACGCGTGGTTTCAACGACGTTGCGGAAGTCATAGCGCGTGCAATGGGAGCGCGGTTTGGCTACGATCCTGCGTTCGGAGAGATCGCCGCACTGGTGAAAAGCGGCAGTGTCGACAGTGTTGAGACGGCTTTGAAAGAACAGCCCGAACTCGCTGATCGGTCCGACGAAAACGGAAACACCGGTCTTCACCTTGGTGTGCTGAACGCCCGGAGAGAAATGGTCGAACTGTTTCTTGAACGCGGCGTCCCCATTGATTCACGGCGGGCAGACCACAAGACGCCGCTGACGCTGTCATTCGATACAGGTTTCGGACACGCGCCGCCGGACCCGCAACTGGGCCTTCCAGAGTATCTCCTTGAGCGCGGAGCGTTTTACGCTATCACGGCAGCCAGCTATCTCGGTGACTTTGAACGGGTACGGCAGGTACTTTCCGAGAATCCTGGTAGTACGGACCGCGATGCGGCTTTAAAGAGTCCATTGGCCTACGCGGCCCGGACCGGGCACCAGGAGATTACCGCCCTGCTTCTAGAGGCGGGTACAGACAGCCATGCCGTGGATCAGGCGCTTTTCGAAGCCGTCTGGTATAAGCATCCAGACGTCGCCGCCCTGTTACTCGAGCACGGCGCCAACCCGAACGTCGAACTAGATTCCTGCGGATGTGCCGCGGGCACTGACGATCTCGCGATCAGGGCATTACTGGTTCGTCACGGCGCCGTGTACCCACCGTCCTGGAGCTTGGCGGAAGATGACCTTCGGGAACTGGTGGGCAGCAAGGCGACACGAATCCGCGATCCCTATCTCGTTGCAGGAGTGCTTGAAACAGGAGATGAGCGGCTGATCGATACCCTTCTGGCCGATAACCCCGATGCGCTTCGCCGCCTGGAAGAGTTGCAGTACCTGCCGGGGTGGGGCGACGACGATGCGATTACGCGCAAGCTCGTCGCCTGCGGCCTGGATCCGAACCGCCGTACATTCGAGGGGCAGACGTATCTCCATACCTGTGCCAGGCACGGCTGGGAGGCGAGTGCCCGGTCCCTGATCGAACGCGGCGCATGGGTGAACGCGCTGGACGAGAAAGACGGCCAGACCCCCCTGGCGGTCGCGGTTAAAAACGGCCGAATAGGCATGGTGCGCATGTTGCTGAAACACGGCGCCGACCCCGACCTGGCCGACTGGCCGTGGACACGGACGCTTTCGATTGCGGAGGAAACCGGCAACACGGCCATAGCCGAGGTGATTCGACGACACGGACGTAAGGAATCTTGA
- a CDS encoding ankyrin repeat domain-containing protein — MLESAVVQLPDQPNLRHLKDQAKDLVRVGSCPALADALFHVARRYGFPSWPKLKAYVESVGSMGALEQAILEDDAGRVRELLAEDPGLIHREGHWIRRRRHNEYRPLAYAAFFGKAKVMEVLIAAGADVHEGGDRALRAAAYFDHNLDAVELLLRHGADPNATTVSPSGRPYRVIDYPCMTLASGMLRHLASKGGRLLPENAGMILATNERNPGNKADCLRVMAESGVELPDTPPLALHLRDTRLLEAHLRRDSRMTSRLFSEKAIFPPGFGIETPSPYACVTPLSGGVTLLHMAVEFCDVELVRWLLERGADVNAPTGTDQDGFGGWTPLFHAMATLHAPRHFPDLAELLLEHGADPAIRASIRKPVPEGEAVTWRNVTAIEYAREFVYPDLVNDDALRRVSQAIGAVDESC, encoded by the coding sequence ATGTTGGAATCCGCCGTAGTACAACTCCCCGATCAGCCCAATCTGCGCCACCTCAAAGACCAGGCGAAAGACCTGGTGAGGGTCGGCTCCTGCCCGGCGCTCGCCGATGCGCTGTTCCATGTCGCGCGCCGGTACGGTTTTCCCAGCTGGCCGAAGCTGAAGGCCTACGTCGAGTCCGTCGGATCCATGGGGGCGCTGGAACAGGCGATCCTCGAAGACGACGCCGGCCGCGTAAGAGAGCTTCTGGCCGAAGACCCCGGTCTGATACACCGCGAAGGGCACTGGATCAGGCGCCGTCGGCACAATGAATACCGGCCGCTCGCCTACGCCGCGTTTTTTGGAAAGGCGAAGGTCATGGAAGTCTTGATCGCCGCCGGCGCGGATGTGCACGAAGGGGGCGACAGAGCTTTGCGGGCCGCGGCCTATTTCGATCACAACCTGGATGCCGTCGAACTGCTTCTCCGCCACGGCGCCGATCCGAATGCGACGACAGTGTCGCCGTCCGGCCGGCCATACCGGGTAATCGATTATCCCTGCATGACGCTGGCGTCCGGGATGTTGCGCCACCTCGCGTCGAAGGGCGGCAGACTGCTGCCGGAAAACGCGGGCATGATCCTGGCGACCAACGAGCGAAACCCCGGGAATAAGGCCGATTGCCTCCGCGTCATGGCGGAGTCGGGTGTCGAGTTGCCGGACACGCCGCCTTTGGCCCTGCATCTGCGGGATACGCGCCTCCTGGAGGCGCACCTGCGCAGGGATTCCCGAATGACTTCGAGACTGTTCTCCGAGAAAGCAATCTTCCCGCCAGGATTCGGTATAGAAACCCCTTCTCCATACGCCTGCGTGACCCCCCTGTCCGGCGGAGTTACCCTGCTACACATGGCCGTTGAATTCTGCGACGTCGAGTTGGTCCGGTGGCTTCTCGAACGCGGTGCCGACGTCAATGCCCCCACGGGCACGGATCAGGACGGGTTCGGCGGCTGGACGCCCCTGTTTCATGCCATGGCAACCCTGCACGCGCCGCGCCATTTCCCGGACCTGGCGGAGTTGCTTCTCGAGCACGGCGCCGACCCGGCGATCAGGGCGTCCATACGTAAACCTGTGCCAGAAGGGGAGGCGGTGACTTGGAGGAACGTCACGGCCATCGAATACGCACGCGAATTCGTCTACCCGGATCTGGTAAACGACGACGCGCTTCGGCGGGTATCGCAGGCAATCGGGGCCGTTGACGAATCATGTTGA
- a CDS encoding CUAEP/CCAEP-tail radical SAM protein produces the protein MKRDDDILLISCYELGHQPFSLASPAARLKSEGYDVAVVDAAIEPVPEDIVRRAGFIGISVPMHTAMRVGMDLSRRIRKLNPGAHLCFYGLYATLNADYLLSHGADSVIGGEFEQPLCDLVGRLCGGEPSVAAGGPAKAGGPASAGGPVSAGGPASAGGAAAAPNLSRQTWLVPDRDTLPGLKRYAQLDNGVESLPAGYTETTRGCLHTCLHCPITPVYNGRFFAVPADVVLADVDQQVRMGARHITFGDPDFLNGPTHVLRILRRMSDAHPGLTFDFTTKIEHILRHASFFSEARDLGGIFVVSAVESVSDVVLERLRKGHTRDDIVRALAVLRDAEIPMRPSLVAFTPWTTLDDYLDLLDFVEVHDLVDHVDPVQYSIRLLVPPGSALLAEPDTRSWIGALDEAGFTYTWRHGDARMDRLHQRVSRLVEEADASGEERDNRSLFHRIRCLAAEAAGVEAPTERPFQDLPVKRRRVPRLTEAWFC, from the coding sequence ATGAAGCGTGACGATGATATCCTGCTCATCTCCTGCTATGAACTGGGCCATCAACCCTTCAGCCTGGCCTCACCCGCCGCCCGCCTGAAGTCCGAAGGATATGACGTCGCCGTAGTCGATGCCGCGATCGAGCCGGTCCCGGAGGATATCGTCCGCCGGGCCGGTTTCATCGGAATCTCGGTGCCCATGCACACGGCGATGCGGGTCGGGATGGACCTGTCGCGCCGTATCCGGAAACTCAACCCCGGCGCGCATCTTTGCTTCTACGGACTCTATGCCACCCTGAACGCCGATTATCTCCTGTCCCACGGGGCCGACTCGGTGATCGGCGGAGAGTTTGAACAGCCGCTTTGCGATCTGGTCGGCCGGTTGTGCGGTGGCGAACCGTCAGTGGCGGCCGGAGGTCCCGCAAAGGCCGGCGGTCCCGCATCGGCGGGCGGTCCAGTTTCAGCCGGAGGTCCCGCGTCGGCCGGCGGTGCGGCTGCCGCTCCGAATCTCTCCCGCCAGACCTGGTTGGTCCCGGACCGCGATACGCTGCCCGGTCTGAAACGGTACGCCCAGTTGGACAACGGCGTGGAATCGCTTCCCGCCGGCTACACCGAGACCACGCGCGGTTGCCTGCATACCTGTCTGCACTGCCCGATCACGCCCGTGTACAACGGCCGGTTCTTCGCCGTGCCCGCCGACGTGGTGCTCGCCGACGTGGACCAGCAGGTGCGCATGGGGGCCCGGCATATCACCTTCGGGGACCCGGATTTCCTGAACGGCCCCACCCACGTCCTGCGTATCTTGCGCAGGATGAGCGACGCCCACCCCGGCCTCACCTTCGACTTCACCACCAAGATCGAACACATCCTCCGGCACGCGTCCTTTTTCTCCGAAGCCCGGGATCTGGGCGGCATTTTCGTCGTATCGGCCGTGGAATCGGTCAGCGACGTGGTGCTGGAGCGCCTCAGGAAAGGACACACACGAGACGATATCGTCCGGGCCCTCGCCGTCCTGCGCGACGCGGAAATTCCCATGCGGCCCTCGCTGGTGGCTTTCACGCCCTGGACGACGCTGGACGACTACCTGGATCTGCTGGATTTCGTCGAAGTCCACGACCTGGTCGACCACGTCGACCCGGTGCAGTATAGCATCCGCCTGCTCGTACCGCCGGGGTCGGCCCTGCTGGCTGAACCGGATACCCGGTCATGGATCGGCGCGCTGGATGAAGCCGGGTTCACCTACACGTGGCGCCATGGCGATGCGCGCATGGACCGTCTGCATCAACGGGTTTCCCGTCTCGTGGAGGAGGCGGACGCCTCGGGAGAGGAAAGAGACAATCGAAGTTTGTTCCACCGGATCAGGTGCCTGGCGGCGGAAGCGGCGGGCGTCGAGGCGCCCACGGAGCGGCCTTTTCAAGACCTCCCGGTCAAACGACGGCGCGTTCCCCGGCTGACCGAGGCCTGGTTCTGCTGA
- a CDS encoding oxidative damage protection protein, giving the protein MARMVQCAKLNEELEGLDFVPFPNELGQRIYDNISKQAWQMWINYSVMVINEYRLNLATTEGQEVYDRHLEEFFFGEGAEMPPGYRPPQTK; this is encoded by the coding sequence ATGGCCCGCATGGTCCAATGCGCCAAGCTCAACGAGGAACTGGAAGGACTCGACTTCGTCCCCTTCCCCAACGAACTCGGCCAGCGCATCTACGATAACATATCCAAACAGGCCTGGCAGATGTGGATCAACTATTCGGTCATGGTCATCAACGAGTACCGCCTGAATCTCGCCACGACCGAGGGCCAGGAAGTCTACGACCGGCACCTGGAAGAGTTCTTCTTTGGCGAAGGCGCCGAGATGCCGCCGGGATACCGTCCCCCTCAGACGAAGTAA
- a CDS encoding ankyrin repeat domain-containing protein — translation MAATHHCPSRLWPYPAVQAEIEHEALSLVEGYKSGVDEAVADVRRYGSTVDPSSFRLDDARDVLAKSYGFPGWAQVERFFQTVERFSRSPNVEPTPPDRCGAEGLVDGFLRLACLTQGAQDHPSRWARARTMLDAHPELSRVSIYAAAAAGDGSAVSTFLKASPELAKTPGGPHDWEPLLYVAFSRLDQGSSGHSAVEVARLLLSGGADPNAGYLWAGFPCPYTILTGIFGEGENGPTRCPPHRNCYDLAEILIKAGADPNDAQTLYNRMFSRDDEHLRFLFAHGLGEERDRSWHRLLGEQSRGWVSSPIDMLAYQLQWAARWNYQERVKLLVENGADVNRPSHRPDARSPYGEAIYHGNEAIAEYLAACGAKVFPLSDLDRFACACISGDTDRARALLARDPLLIRKLGERGNALMENAIGSDNREAVRLMAELGFDVNACGMHEAARYGHLDMIKLLVELGADASVKDSGHEISALGYASHYQQDHVIDYLARFAGIHRAVQSDLLGPVQELLGNDSACAREQDDTGNTPLHCLDVDNRMEDTEEILRLLVTHGADVNARNKEGLTPLDRLERLAGFSRRDDLAELLRGYGAVESDVAEESKDRPAC, via the coding sequence ATGGCGGCTACCCATCATTGTCCTTCCAGATTGTGGCCCTACCCGGCCGTTCAGGCTGAAATCGAGCATGAAGCCCTGAGCCTGGTCGAGGGGTATAAATCCGGCGTAGACGAGGCCGTGGCGGATGTCCGCCGCTATGGATCCACCGTCGATCCTTCATCGTTCCGTCTAGACGATGCCCGGGACGTGCTGGCAAAGAGTTACGGGTTTCCGGGCTGGGCGCAGGTAGAACGATTCTTTCAAACGGTAGAGCGTTTTTCGCGCAGTCCCAACGTGGAACCCACACCCCCGGACCGATGCGGCGCGGAGGGGCTAGTCGATGGTTTCCTTCGTCTCGCCTGCCTGACCCAGGGCGCCCAGGATCACCCGTCGAGGTGGGCGAGGGCCCGGACCATGCTGGATGCCCATCCGGAACTTTCCCGGGTGAGCATTTACGCCGCTGCCGCGGCCGGTGACGGCTCAGCCGTGAGCACTTTTCTGAAAGCAAGCCCCGAACTTGCGAAGACTCCGGGCGGCCCCCATGACTGGGAACCGCTGCTTTACGTGGCGTTTTCTCGTCTGGACCAGGGGTCATCGGGACATTCAGCCGTCGAAGTAGCCCGGTTGCTGCTCTCCGGTGGCGCAGACCCGAACGCGGGCTATCTCTGGGCCGGCTTCCCATGTCCGTATACCATCCTTACCGGTATATTCGGCGAGGGGGAAAACGGTCCCACGAGGTGCCCACCGCACCGGAATTGCTACGACCTGGCGGAGATCCTGATCAAGGCCGGCGCCGATCCGAACGACGCGCAGACGCTCTACAACCGGATGTTCAGCCGTGACGACGAACACCTGCGGTTCCTGTTCGCCCATGGACTTGGAGAGGAAAGGGACCGGTCCTGGCACCGGCTGCTGGGCGAGCAATCGCGGGGGTGGGTGAGCAGTCCTATTGACATGCTGGCCTATCAACTGCAGTGGGCCGCCCGATGGAACTACCAGGAAAGGGTGAAGTTGCTGGTCGAAAACGGGGCAGATGTAAACCGGCCATCTCACCGGCCTGATGCGCGATCACCTTACGGCGAGGCCATCTATCACGGGAACGAGGCCATCGCCGAATACCTGGCGGCCTGCGGGGCGAAGGTATTTCCGCTGAGCGATCTGGACCGGTTCGCCTGCGCATGCATCAGTGGAGACACGGACCGTGCCCGCGCGTTGCTCGCACGCGATCCATTACTGATTAGAAAACTTGGCGAACGCGGTAACGCGCTCATGGAGAACGCCATCGGGTCGGACAACCGGGAAGCGGTCCGGCTGATGGCCGAACTGGGCTTCGACGTGAATGCCTGCGGAATGCACGAAGCGGCCCGCTACGGCCACCTGGACATGATCAAACTGCTGGTCGAGCTCGGGGCCGATGCGTCTGTAAAGGACTCGGGTCACGAGATCAGCGCCCTGGGCTATGCCAGCCACTACCAGCAGGACCACGTGATCGACTATCTGGCGCGGTTTGCCGGAATACACCGGGCCGTCCAGTCGGATCTGCTGGGCCCCGTTCAGGAGCTGCTGGGAAATGATTCCGCCTGCGCACGCGAGCAGGACGATACGGGGAACACGCCGCTGCACTGTCTCGACGTGGACAACCGGATGGAAGATACGGAGGAGATACTCCGTCTGCTCGTAACGCACGGAGCCGATGTCAATGCCAGGAACAAAGAGGGCCTGACACCGCTCGACAGGTTGGAGCGTCTTGCCGGTTTCAGTCGAAGAGACGATCTGGCCGAATTGCTGCGCGGGTATGGGGCTGTGGAATCAGACGTCGCCGAAGAGTCGAAGGACCGCCCGGCGTGCTGA
- a CDS encoding ankyrin repeat domain-containing protein — protein sequence MSSLPSNPDIRHLRLQAKTLLKSARSGEEHAVDRIRSATGARRGRLVLSDAYHAIARENGFGSWPHLKIHFEIVARNLDEKREMFLSSAWVWGDRKRAEAVLESAPELTRGDIHAACAAGDVDAVTDILETDPAAATTKGGPKDWTPILHAAWSCFLSERADAMVRVLELLLRHGADPDSYWVNDDDWKESALYGCVENNCVPAARVLVDAGANPNDNESLYHACEKFNLELLETVAANGLDAEAVSYCIKHVMDMNWTEGIRWFLDQGADPNAIHPADRETSLHWAVKRNNSALVIGALLEAGADPNARTSTGKSTALGIVGYTPLDFALRLGRGEVAALLQRHGAVPSPMSEYDRFVVACGNADLETVEHLKDRYLAALTDDDRTLISHVGQVDNWDAVRLMAELGWPVDARGWMDATPLYWALCKGNPEMVDFLLRRDVSTEPIGGYFQDPIHTVIHCQWNRDKGEYPDALGLLLDHGLSVPEGRYPTGNAAMDAVLSQYIED from the coding sequence ATGTCCTCCCTGCCTTCCAATCCCGATATACGCCATCTCAGGCTGCAGGCGAAAACGCTTCTGAAATCTGCGCGCAGCGGCGAAGAACATGCCGTCGACAGAATCCGGTCGGCCACCGGAGCGCGGCGTGGCCGTCTCGTGCTGTCGGACGCCTATCACGCCATCGCCAGGGAAAATGGGTTCGGGTCCTGGCCCCATCTCAAGATCCACTTCGAAATCGTCGCAAGGAACCTGGATGAAAAGCGGGAGATGTTTCTGTCCTCCGCCTGGGTATGGGGCGACCGGAAACGCGCCGAGGCCGTGCTCGAATCGGCGCCGGAACTTACCCGGGGAGATATCCACGCCGCCTGCGCAGCCGGGGACGTGGATGCCGTCACAGACATCCTGGAGACCGATCCCGCCGCGGCCACGACGAAGGGCGGCCCGAAAGACTGGACCCCGATCCTCCACGCGGCGTGGTCCTGCTTTCTTTCCGAGCGTGCCGACGCCATGGTCCGCGTTCTGGAACTCCTGCTGCGGCATGGCGCCGATCCGGACAGCTACTGGGTGAACGATGACGACTGGAAGGAGTCGGCCCTCTACGGATGCGTGGAAAACAACTGCGTGCCGGCGGCCCGGGTGCTGGTGGACGCGGGCGCCAATCCCAACGACAACGAGTCCCTGTACCACGCCTGCGAGAAGTTCAATCTCGAACTGCTGGAGACGGTCGCGGCGAACGGGCTGGACGCAGAAGCTGTTTCCTATTGCATCAAGCATGTCATGGACATGAACTGGACCGAGGGCATCAGGTGGTTTCTCGACCAGGGCGCCGATCCCAACGCCATCCATCCCGCCGACCGGGAAACGTCCCTGCACTGGGCCGTAAAGAGAAACAACTCGGCCTTAGTGATCGGCGCGCTCCTGGAAGCCGGGGCGGACCCCAACGCCCGCACGTCTACCGGAAAGAGCACAGCGCTCGGGATCGTCGGGTACACGCCGCTCGACTTCGCCCTCCGGCTCGGCCGCGGTGAGGTCGCAGCGCTCCTCCAACGGCATGGCGCGGTGCCGTCCCCCATGTCCGAATACGATCGCTTCGTAGTCGCGTGCGGCAATGCGGATCTCGAAACCGTGGAGCACCTGAAAGATCGTTACCTGGCCGCCTTGACGGACGATGACCGGACCCTGATCAGTCACGTGGGCCAGGTGGACAACTGGGACGCGGTTCGTCTCATGGCGGAACTCGGCTGGCCGGTGGACGCCCGGGGCTGGATGGATGCCACGCCCCTCTACTGGGCCCTGTGCAAGGGAAATCCCGAAATGGTCGATTTCCTTCTCCGGCGGGACGTCTCCACCGAACCCATCGGCGGATACTTCCAGGACCCGATTCACACCGTGATTCACTGCCAGTGGAATCGGGACAAAGGCGAATACCCCGACGCGCTCGGTCTACTGCTCGACCATGGGCTCAGTGTCCCGGAAGGACGCTATCCCACCGGCAATGCCGCCATGGACGCGGTGCTGTCGCAATACATCGAGGACTGA